A genomic region of Mycolicibacterium poriferae contains the following coding sequences:
- the cmk gene encoding (d)CMP kinase — MSRALVIAIDGPAGTGKSTVARGLATALGASYLDTGAMYRIVTLAALRRGVDLTDAEAIAGAVADVELAVGHDPGEDRSFLAEEDVSTEIRGDAVTKAVSAVSAVPAVRTRLVELQRALAGGTDDVVVEGRDIGTVVLPDADVKIFLTASAEERARRRNDQNVASGLPDDYDAVLADVKRRDHLDSTRPVSPLRAADDAAVVDTSDMTQSEVIAFLTDLVERTAQMGDERAREEQRAER, encoded by the coding sequence GTGAGCCGCGCACTGGTGATCGCCATCGACGGCCCGGCGGGTACCGGAAAGTCCACGGTGGCTAGGGGTTTGGCCACTGCCCTGGGTGCCAGTTATCTCGACACCGGAGCGATGTACCGCATCGTCACACTGGCCGCGCTGCGCCGGGGTGTGGATCTGACCGACGCCGAAGCGATCGCCGGCGCGGTCGCCGACGTGGAGCTCGCCGTCGGTCACGACCCCGGTGAGGACCGGTCCTTTCTCGCAGAGGAGGACGTGTCGACCGAGATCCGGGGTGACGCCGTCACCAAGGCCGTGTCCGCGGTCTCGGCGGTACCCGCGGTGCGGACGCGACTGGTCGAGCTGCAACGGGCGCTGGCGGGCGGCACCGACGACGTCGTGGTCGAAGGCCGCGACATCGGAACAGTGGTGCTGCCCGACGCCGACGTGAAGATCTTTCTGACCGCTTCGGCCGAGGAGCGGGCACGCCGGCGCAACGACCAGAACGTCGCCAGCGGTCTGCCCGACGACTACGACGCGGTGCTCGCCGACGTAAAGCGCCGCGACCACCTCGATTCCACCCGCCCGGTGTCGCCGTTGCGCGCCGCCGACGATGCCGCGGTGGTCGACACCAGTGACATGACGCAGTCCGAGGTGATCGCGTTCTTGACAGACCTCGTGGAGCGCACCGCACAAATGGGCGACGAGCGGGCTCGCGAAGAACAGAGAGCGGAGCGATGA
- the der gene encoding ribosome biogenesis GTPase Der gives MTESDVTWVDERDWELGAEEVAEAIEEASAPPPVVAVVGRPNVGKSTLVNRILGRREAVVQDVPGVTRDRVSYDALWSGQRFVVQDTGGWEPDAKGLQQLVAEQASVAMRTADAIIFVVDATVGATSADEAAAKILQRSGKPVFLAANKVDSERGESDAAELWSLGLGEPHAVSAIHGRGVADLLDVVVDALPTVSEMVGGGGGPRRVALVGKPNVGKSSLLNRLSGDERSVVHDAAGTTVDPVDSLIEMDGKLWRFVDTAGLRRKVGQASGHEFYASVRTHGAIDAAEVAIVLIDASQPLTEQDQRVLSMVIEAGRALVLAFNKWDLVDEDRRYLLDREIDLDLAQLPWAPRVNISAKTGRAVQKLVPALETALASWDKRITTGQLNSFLKEVVAATPPPVRGGKQPRILFATQAAARPPTFVLFTTGFLEAGYRRFLERRLRETFGFEGSPIRINVRVREKRGAKR, from the coding sequence ATGACCGAATCCGACGTTACGTGGGTCGATGAGCGTGACTGGGAACTGGGCGCCGAAGAGGTAGCCGAGGCGATCGAGGAAGCGTCGGCGCCGCCGCCCGTCGTGGCGGTGGTGGGGCGTCCCAACGTGGGTAAATCGACGCTGGTCAACCGCATCCTGGGTCGCCGCGAGGCCGTGGTGCAGGATGTGCCGGGCGTCACCCGGGACCGGGTGTCCTACGACGCGCTGTGGTCGGGTCAGCGGTTCGTCGTGCAGGACACCGGCGGCTGGGAGCCCGACGCGAAAGGCCTGCAGCAACTGGTCGCCGAGCAGGCCTCGGTGGCGATGCGCACTGCCGACGCGATCATCTTCGTCGTCGACGCCACGGTCGGGGCCACCTCCGCCGACGAGGCTGCGGCCAAGATCCTGCAACGTTCGGGCAAGCCGGTGTTCCTGGCGGCCAACAAGGTCGACAGCGAGCGCGGTGAATCCGACGCCGCTGAGCTGTGGTCGCTGGGTCTGGGGGAGCCGCACGCGGTCAGCGCCATTCACGGTCGCGGCGTCGCCGATCTGCTCGACGTCGTCGTCGACGCGTTGCCGACCGTGTCCGAGATGGTCGGCGGGGGTGGCGGGCCGCGCCGGGTGGCGCTGGTCGGCAAACCGAATGTCGGCAAGTCCTCGCTGCTCAACCGGCTGTCCGGCGACGAGCGGTCGGTGGTGCACGACGCCGCCGGCACCACCGTCGACCCGGTCGACTCGTTGATCGAGATGGACGGCAAGTTGTGGCGATTCGTCGACACCGCGGGTCTGCGCCGCAAAGTGGGTCAGGCCAGCGGCCACGAGTTCTACGCCTCGGTGCGTACCCACGGGGCGATCGACGCCGCCGAGGTGGCCATCGTGCTGATCGACGCGTCGCAGCCGCTGACCGAACAGGACCAGCGCGTGTTGTCGATGGTGATCGAAGCCGGGCGGGCGTTGGTACTGGCGTTCAACAAGTGGGATCTGGTCGACGAGGACCGCCGTTACCTGTTGGACCGTGAGATCGACCTGGATCTGGCGCAGTTGCCGTGGGCGCCGCGGGTCAACATCTCGGCCAAGACGGGGCGCGCGGTGCAGAAGCTGGTTCCGGCGCTGGAAACGGCGCTGGCCTCGTGGGACAAGCGAATCACGACCGGCCAGCTGAACTCGTTCCTCAAAGAGGTGGTCGCCGCGACGCCCCCGCCGGTGCGCGGCGGCAAGCAGCCCCGGATCCTGTTCGCCACCCAGGCCGCTGCACGGCCGCCGACGTTCGTGCTGTTCACCACCGGCTTCCTGGAGGCCGGTTACCGCCGGTTCCTGGAGCGACGGCTGCGCGAGACTTTCGGCTTCGAGGGCAGCCCGATCCGGATCAATGTCAGGGTCCGCGAGAAGCGCGGAGCGAAGCGCTAG
- a CDS encoding sulfite exporter TauE/SafE family protein, whose amino-acid sequence MILIALAGVGAGAINALVGSGTLITFPTLVALGLPPVTATMSNAVGLVAGGVSGTWGYRRELRGQGRRLAWQIPASFVGAGCGAWLLLHLPEKVFVTVVPVLLVIALALVVIGPKIQSWARQRAEKTGRSVDHISGRRMAALVVATFAVGVYGGYFTAAQGIMLIAAMGALLPEDMQRMNAAKNLLSLVVNLVAAVAYTVVAFDRISWVAAGLIAAGSLIGGFLGAHYGRRLSPNVLRAVIVVVGLIGLYRLLTV is encoded by the coding sequence ATGATCCTCATTGCACTGGCGGGCGTAGGAGCCGGCGCGATCAACGCGCTGGTCGGCTCCGGAACGCTGATCACCTTCCCGACGCTGGTGGCGCTGGGGTTGCCGCCGGTGACGGCGACGATGTCCAACGCGGTCGGCCTGGTCGCCGGCGGGGTGTCGGGCACCTGGGGCTACCGCCGCGAGTTGCGCGGTCAGGGCCGGCGGCTGGCGTGGCAGATCCCCGCGTCGTTCGTCGGGGCGGGTTGCGGGGCGTGGCTGCTGCTGCACCTGCCGGAAAAGGTGTTCGTCACCGTGGTTCCGGTGCTGCTGGTGATCGCCTTGGCATTGGTGGTGATCGGGCCCAAGATCCAGAGCTGGGCACGTCAGCGAGCCGAGAAGACCGGCCGCTCCGTCGACCACATCTCGGGCCGGCGGATGGCGGCGCTGGTGGTGGCCACCTTCGCCGTCGGCGTCTACGGCGGCTACTTCACCGCCGCCCAGGGCATCATGCTGATCGCCGCGATGGGTGCGCTGCTGCCTGAGGACATGCAGCGCATGAATGCCGCGAAGAATCTGCTGTCGCTGGTGGTCAACCTCGTCGCGGCGGTGGCCTACACGGTGGTGGCCTTCGACCGGATCAGCTGGGTGGCCGCCGGACTGATCGCGGCGGGTTCGCTGATCGGCGGCTTCCTGGGTGCGCACTACGGACGTCGACTGTCACCGAACGTGTTGCGGGCGGTGATCGTCGTGGTGGGATTGATTGGTTTGTATCGGTTGTTGACCGTGTAG
- a CDS encoding sulfite exporter TauE/SafE family protein, with protein MRSLLIFTLVGAGAQLVDGALGMAFGVTATTLLVLSGVGAAQASAAVHLAEVGTTFASGLSHWKFKNIDWALVLKLGAPGAVGAFVGATVLSSLATEHAAPLMAAILVAIGTYVLLRFSLRTPLTFGARGTSHSAKFLAPLGLFGGFIDASGGGGWGPVTTSTLLSQGKTAPRTVIGSVSASEFLVSVSASLGFLIGLREEFLANWPVVVGLMVGGVVAAPFAAWLVSRVSPALLGTAVGGVIVLTNSQKLVHFFGIDWPWSSVIYGVIVVVWASLVFYAWRVSRAPRYAPEPGADAAATAGDTDSESVTR; from the coding sequence ATGCGTTCGCTTCTGATCTTCACGCTTGTCGGTGCAGGCGCCCAACTCGTCGACGGCGCTCTGGGCATGGCGTTCGGCGTCACCGCCACCACGCTGCTGGTGCTCTCCGGCGTCGGCGCCGCGCAGGCCAGCGCCGCGGTGCACCTGGCCGAGGTGGGCACGACGTTCGCCTCGGGTCTGTCGCACTGGAAGTTCAAGAACATCGACTGGGCGCTGGTGCTCAAGCTCGGTGCACCCGGTGCGGTCGGGGCGTTCGTCGGGGCGACGGTGTTGTCCTCGCTGGCCACCGAACACGCGGCACCGCTGATGGCCGCCATCCTGGTGGCGATCGGCACCTATGTGCTGCTGCGGTTTTCACTGCGCACCCCATTGACCTTCGGGGCCCGCGGTACCAGTCACAGCGCGAAGTTCCTTGCGCCGCTGGGGTTGTTCGGCGGGTTCATCGACGCCTCCGGTGGCGGCGGCTGGGGTCCGGTCACCACCAGCACGCTGCTCTCGCAGGGCAAGACCGCGCCGCGGACGGTGATCGGTTCGGTCAGCGCGTCGGAGTTCCTGGTGTCGGTGTCGGCGTCGCTGGGCTTCCTGATCGGGCTGCGTGAAGAGTTCCTGGCCAACTGGCCGGTGGTGGTCGGTTTGATGGTGGGTGGCGTGGTCGCCGCTCCGTTCGCGGCCTGGCTGGTCAGCCGGGTCAGCCCGGCGCTGCTCGGCACCGCGGTGGGCGGCGTCATCGTGTTGACCAACAGCCAGAAGTTGGTGCACTTCTTCGGTATCGACTGGCCGTGGTCGTCGGTGATCTACGGCGTCATCGTGGTGGTGTGGGCGTCGCTGGTGTTCTACGCCTGGCGGGTCTCGCGGGCACCCCGCTACGCCCCGGAGCCCGGCGCGGACGCCGCCGCGACGGCAGGGGACACCGACTCAGAATCGGTCACGCGCTGA
- a CDS encoding cryptochrome/photolyase family protein has translation MARDDTPLWLFADQLGPAVYGGEHAHREVLLVESSAALRKRRYHRQKLHLTLSALRHAERDLGERATLLHADTYTDALRRFNRPVLVHEPTSHAAERFVYRLKDAGLVADVLPNPTFALSRSGFAEWAGNRQRFRMEDFYRDQRRRFGVLMDGDDPVGNRWNYDEQNRESPPKNQSTLGVPAPYRPREDDIDEKVRADLDSMDLDTVGADGPRLFAVTPVEAKRALTRFIDHRLASFGRYEDAIMAEDWAMSHSLLSVPLNLGVLHPLDAVEAAERAYRTEKAPLAAVEGFIRQILGWREYMWHLYWHFGPDYTTNNKLNARKGLPAWWAELDADAVTARCLHEALAGVRDRGWVHHIQRLMVLGNHALQRGYRPDELTEWFATAFVDGYRWVMPTNVVGMSQHADGGLLATKPYTSGGAYINKMSDHCRDCAFDPKQRVGDEACPFTAGYWAFTHRHRDLLARNNRTRRAVSTMERLNDLDAVLEQESARDRF, from the coding sequence ATGGCGCGTGACGACACTCCCCTCTGGCTGTTCGCCGACCAGCTCGGGCCGGCCGTGTACGGCGGTGAGCACGCCCACCGGGAGGTTCTGCTCGTCGAGTCGAGCGCGGCCCTGCGCAAGCGCCGCTACCACCGTCAGAAACTGCACCTCACCCTGTCGGCGTTGCGCCACGCCGAGCGTGACCTCGGCGAGCGCGCCACACTGCTGCACGCCGACACCTACACCGACGCGCTGCGCCGGTTCAACAGGCCGGTCCTGGTGCACGAACCCACCTCGCATGCCGCGGAGCGATTCGTGTACCGGCTCAAAGACGCGGGCCTGGTCGCCGACGTGTTGCCCAACCCGACGTTCGCGCTGTCCCGCAGCGGCTTCGCCGAGTGGGCCGGCAACCGGCAACGCTTCCGAATGGAGGACTTCTACCGCGACCAGCGGCGCCGCTTCGGTGTGCTGATGGACGGCGACGACCCGGTCGGCAACCGGTGGAACTACGACGAACAGAACCGCGAGTCGCCACCGAAAAATCAGTCCACCCTGGGCGTGCCGGCACCGTACCGCCCCCGCGAGGACGACATCGACGAGAAGGTCCGCGCCGACCTCGACAGCATGGACCTCGACACTGTCGGCGCTGACGGGCCGCGCCTGTTCGCCGTCACCCCCGTCGAAGCCAAGCGCGCCCTCACCCGGTTCATCGACCACCGCTTGGCCAGTTTCGGGCGTTACGAGGACGCCATCATGGCCGAGGACTGGGCGATGTCGCACTCGCTGCTGTCCGTGCCGCTGAACCTCGGCGTGCTGCATCCGCTCGACGCCGTCGAAGCCGCCGAGCGCGCCTACCGCACCGAGAAGGCTCCGCTGGCGGCTGTGGAGGGCTTCATCCGCCAGATCCTGGGCTGGCGGGAGTACATGTGGCACCTGTACTGGCACTTCGGCCCGGACTACACCACCAACAACAAGCTCAATGCCCGCAAGGGGCTCCCGGCGTGGTGGGCCGAGCTGGACGCCGACGCCGTCACCGCCCGCTGCCTGCACGAGGCGTTGGCCGGAGTCCGCGACCGCGGCTGGGTGCATCACATCCAGCGCCTGATGGTGCTCGGCAACCACGCCCTGCAGCGGGGCTACCGGCCCGACGAACTCACCGAATGGTTCGCCACCGCCTTCGTCGACGGCTACCGCTGGGTGATGCCCACCAACGTCGTCGGGATGAGCCAGCACGCCGACGGGGGTCTGCTGGCCACCAAGCCCTACACGTCCGGCGGCGCCTACATCAACAAGATGAGCGACCATTGCCGTGACTGCGCCTTCGACCCGAAGCAGCGCGTCGGCGACGAAGCGTGCCCGTTCACCGCGGGGTACTGGGCATTCACCCACCGGCACCGGGACCTGCTGGCCCGCAACAACCGCACCCGACGCGCGGTGTCGACGATGGAACGCCTCAACGACCTCGACGCGGTCCTCGAGCAGGAGTCAGCGCGTGACCGATTCTGA
- a CDS encoding tyrosine-type recombinase/integrase, which translates to MGKNANGEGSIYKRTKDGRVVRYEGALSYIDDDGRTKRHTVYGRTRADVRDKLKQARERLDAGGPVKDDTRTVAQWLAQWRATTLEASDRARSTKQLYSDLSRRHLEPEPFGATRLDKLKPSDVEGLILSLRNQTKPGKPTDDGADPKPVRALSDSTIRSTYAVLRQALDTAVRDGLLAKNPAAAVKRPGVERHEAQHLSVADVTAILKAAEGLRYRPVLVLIAATGMRRGEALGLTWDHVDLDAGLLRVRATTGRVGRELITSEPKTDRSRRTIPLPPAVIEMLKAHRTAQLEERMRAANVWENHNLVFCTEMGRPVEGRNILRTIEIASAKAGVSGAVVHTLRHSAATAWLEGGVHIKAVADLLGHSSIAITGDLYAHSTDDTARAAVAGFAEKLGL; encoded by the coding sequence ATGGGGAAGAACGCCAACGGCGAGGGCTCGATCTACAAGCGGACCAAAGACGGCCGCGTGGTCCGCTACGAGGGGGCCCTTTCGTACATCGACGACGACGGTCGCACCAAGCGTCACACCGTGTACGGACGCACCCGCGCCGACGTGCGCGACAAGCTCAAGCAGGCCCGTGAGCGGCTGGACGCGGGCGGCCCGGTCAAAGACGACACCCGGACCGTGGCGCAGTGGCTCGCCCAGTGGCGGGCGACGACGCTCGAGGCATCCGACCGCGCCAGATCCACCAAGCAGTTGTACAGCGATCTGTCGCGCCGCCACCTCGAGCCCGAACCGTTCGGCGCGACCCGACTGGACAAGCTGAAGCCGTCCGACGTCGAGGGCCTGATTCTGTCCCTGCGCAACCAGACCAAGCCGGGCAAGCCCACCGACGACGGCGCCGACCCGAAGCCCGTACGGGCGCTTTCGGACAGCACCATCCGCAGCACCTACGCGGTCCTGCGGCAGGCGCTCGACACCGCGGTCCGTGACGGGCTTCTCGCGAAGAATCCCGCCGCCGCGGTCAAGCGCCCCGGGGTCGAGCGCCACGAAGCTCAACACCTCTCGGTCGCTGACGTCACCGCCATCCTGAAGGCCGCCGAGGGGCTGCGCTACCGACCCGTGCTGGTCCTGATCGCGGCCACGGGGATGCGTCGCGGGGAAGCGCTGGGCCTGACCTGGGACCACGTCGACCTCGACGCTGGGCTCCTCAGAGTGCGCGCTACGACGGGTCGCGTCGGTCGAGAACTCATCACCAGCGAGCCCAAGACCGACCGCAGTCGTCGCACAATTCCGCTGCCGCCCGCTGTCATCGAGATGTTGAAGGCACACCGAACAGCGCAACTCGAGGAGCGGATGCGCGCCGCGAACGTGTGGGAAAACCACAACCTCGTTTTCTGCACCGAGATGGGGCGACCTGTAGAGGGGCGAAACATCTTGCGCACCATCGAGATCGCCTCTGCGAAAGCGGGCGTCAGCGGTGCCGTCGTGCACACGTTGCGGCACAGCGCGGCCACCGCGTGGCTCGAAGGCGGCGTGCACATCAAAGCCGTCGCCGATCTCCTCGGCCACTCCAGCATCGCGATCACCGGCGATCTGTACGCACACAGCACCGACGACACCGCTCGCGCGGCGGTCGCGGGATTTGCTGAAAAGCTCGGCCTATAG
- a CDS encoding helix-turn-helix domain-containing protein, with amino-acid sequence MEKLLCSIDDAVESLGVSRPTIYRLIRQGELVHVNVGRRGFVTVGSVHKFVDRLTAAKQGGAK; translated from the coding sequence ATGGAAAAGCTTCTGTGCTCGATCGACGACGCGGTGGAGTCCCTCGGCGTGAGCCGTCCCACCATTTACCGGCTTATTCGACAGGGCGAGCTTGTTCACGTCAACGTCGGGCGCCGCGGATTTGTCACCGTCGGCTCCGTACACAAATTCGTGGATCGGCTCACCGCTGCGAAACAAGGTGGTGCGAAATGA